Genomic DNA from Corallococcus silvisoli:
ACCGGCCACCCGAGCATCAGCGCCGTCGACAGCGCCAGCGCCTGCGCCGCGCCCACCGAGGAGCCCTCGAAGCCCGGCGGCAACTGCTTCGCCAGCCGCTCCAGGCTGAGCGCGCCGCCCTCCGCGTCCACCCGCGCCAGCGCGAACCGCGCGGGCACCCGCCCGGCGAACACCGCCGTCAGCCGCGCCTCCTCCGACGGGAAGTCCCCGGCGAGCGCATCCAGCAGCCGCCGCGTCGCCACGGGCCCACGCGTCGGGTCCACCAGCGTCTCCGGGGCGATGCCCAGCTCGCGCGCCAGGGCCAGGGCGGGCTCGCGCGCCTTCGGGTCCAGGGCCTTCAGCGCCGAGTGCGCCCCCCACGCCAGCGCCTCCGCGCTCGTGGGCACGCGCGTGAGCATCGCGGCGGGCAGTGCGTCCGGCATGGGCACCGCCGTGCCGCTCACCCCGTCGTAGTACGCCAGCAGCGGCCGGGCCGTGGTGCGCGTGTGGAACGCCCAGGCTCCCGCGCGCCGCAGCAGCGCGCCCGCGGGCGTGTGATGGTACGCGCACCACACGCACAGCAGCGCGAAGGTGAAGTCCAGCAGTCCCCGGGCGCGTCGAGCGAACATGCGTCAGGGCCTCAGCGAAGGAAGGACAGCACCGGAGCCGCGTCCCACGCCGCCGCGAAGCCCAGGGGCGCCACCAGCAGGCAACCCACGAGGCCTCGCGTCCACGCCCGCCGGGGGCCCACCGCCTCGCAGGCCGCGTCCGCGTGCTGGAGGTTTCGCAGCACCGCGCGCCAGCCCAGCGACACGCTCACGCCGCACAGCGCCGCCACCGCCAGCCCCCGGGCGGACAGGTCCGCGGCGGTGTCGCCGAACAACGGCCGCCACGACAGGTACACCGTGCCCTGGACCAGCCGCGCCACCGTGCACGCGCCCGCCACCACCACGCCCGCCGTGGCCAGGGGCCGCACCCACCGCATCGGCGTGGGACGGCGAAGACAGCGCCGCAGCAGCGCCTTCCACGAGGAAGCCTCCGAGGACACCTCCAGCCGCCGCCAGGCCTCCACCGGCCGGGGCGCCGCCACCTCGCGATAGCCGAGCGCCGGCAGCGCCAGGAGCAGGTCCGCCGCCAGCTCCCACACCAGGGCCAGGGCCCGCGCCAGCCGGGTGCGCGTCTCCAGGGACACCCAGTCCACCAGGAACGCCGTCGAGGACGACTGTCCGACCCACGCGTCGAACGCCGAGTCCAGCCGGTCCACCCCCGTGAGCAGCCGGTCATCCAGCGTGTCCGCCGCCGCGTGTACGCCCACCGCCACCAGCGCCAGCAGGCCCAGCGGCATGAACGCCCAGCGGAACGCGCCCAGGAAGCGGGACACATCCGTGAGGAAGCTGCTCGAGGGCTCCGGGGAGCTGGATGGCAGGGACGGCATGGAGACGCCTCCGGAGCGGTCCCCCATCAACGAGGCAGGCCCCGCTGGGGATTTAAACCGCCAGGGCCGGAGCACGAAATCCCAGGCGGCCCGGAGCGCGCCCGGCAGATCCCCGGGCCCGCGACACCCGCCCCGGGCTCGACACGCGGACGAGAGGCGCCCGGCCTCCGCCCCTCGCCCCCGGCTCGACACGCGAACGGGAGGCGCCCGGCCTCCGCCCCCCCCGCCCCTGGCTCGACACGCGGACGGGAAGCGCCCGGCCTCCGCCCCTCGCCCCCGGGCTCGACACGCGGACGGGAGGCGCCCGGCCTCCGCCCCTCGCCCCCGGGCTCAACACGCGAACGGGAGGAGCCCCATATCCGCCCCCTGGGCTCGACACACGGACGGGACGAGCCCGGCATTCGCTCCCCTCGGCTCGACACACGGATGGGACGAGCCCGGCATCCGCCCCCGCCCGCAGCTCGACACGCGGACGGGAGGAGCCCCATATCCGCCCCCCGGCTCGACACGCGGACGGGAGGAACCCGGCATCCATCCGGCGCCTGGTCCGCGGCCCCACCCACGACAACGCCCCGCCCCTTCGCGCCCGGAGGCGGGAGGAGACGGGGCGTCGGGAAGCGGCCTTCCTCGCGGGAGGAAGGCCTCTACCGGAAGGCCAGACTCAGGCCTTCGCGTCCGGCGTCGGGGCCGCGGGGGCGGCGGCCGGAGGGGGCGTGCCCTGCGCGGTGGCGCGCTCGGCCATGGCCTCCTTGCGAGACAGGCGGATCTTGCCCGTCTTGTCGATGCTGACGACCTTCACCAGCACCTCGTCACCCTCGCTCAGCACGTCCGACACGCTCTTCACGCGCTTGTCGGACAGCTCGGAGATGTGGATGAGGCCGTCGGTGCCCGGGAACAGCTCCACGAAGGCGCCGAACTCGGCGATCTTCCGCACCGTGCCCGTGTAGATCTTCCCGATCTCCGCCTCGCGCGTGAGCGCCTGGATCATCGCGATGGCCGCCTTCACCGCCTCGCCGTTCGCGCTGGCGATGTCCACGCGGCCGGTGTCCTCGATGTTAATCGCGGCACCCGTGCGGGCGATGATGTCCTTGATCACCTTGCCGCCCGGCCCGATGACGTTCTTGATGAACTCCGGACGGATCTGGATGGTGGTGATGCGCGGCGCGAACTGGCTGATCTCCTTGCGGGGAGCGTTCAGCGTCTTCGCCATCTCCGCCAGGATGTGGATGCGGCCCTGACGCGCCTGCTCCAGCGCGCGGCTCATGATCTCCGTGGTGAGGCCGGTGATCTTGATGTCCATCTGGATGGACGTGATGCCGTTGGACGTGCCGCAGACCTTGAAGTCCATGTCGCCCAGGTGGTCCTCATCCCCCAGGATGTCGGACAGGATGGCGATCTTCTCACCCTCCTTCACCAGGCCCATGGCGATGCCCGCCACCGGCGCCTTGATGGGGACGCCCGCGTCCATCAGCGCCAGCGTGCCACCGCACACGGAGGCCATGGACGAGGAGCCGTTGGACTCCAGGATCTCCGACACCAGGCGCACCGTGTAGGGGAACGAGTCGCTGGCCGGAATCATGTTGCGCAGCGCGCGCTCCGCCAGGGCGCCGTGACCGACCTCGCGACGGCCGGGGCCGCGCAGGGGCTTGGTCTCGTTCACGCTGAAGGGCGGGAAGTTGTAGTGCAGCATGAAGCGCTTGAAGGCCTGGCCGCTCAAGAGCTCCAGCCGCTGCTCGTCCTCGCTGGTGCCCAGCGTGGCGACCACGAGCGCCTGCGTCTCGCCGCGGGTGAACACCGCGCTGCCGTGCGTGCGGGGCAGCACGCCGACCTCGTTGGTGATGGAGCGCACCACGTCGTGGCCGCGGTCACCGATACGGCCACCGTTCACGGTGAGCTCACGCATGTGGTCGTACTTCAGGTCCTCGATGACCTGCTTGGCGTGCTTCTCCACCTGCGGGGTGAACTCCGCGCCCATCTTCTCCTTGAGCGCGGCCACCGCCGCCTTCTTCGCCTTGGAGAGCGCGTCGTAGCGGGCCGCCTTCTCCTTGATGGCGTAGCCGGCCTTCACGCCGTCCATCGCCAGGGCGCGGACCTGCGCGCGCAGGCCCTCGTCGATGGTGGCCAGCTTGTCGTAGGAGCGGACCTGCTTCTTCAGCTCGGCGCGCAGCTGGTCCTGGATGTCCAGGGCGGGCTGGGCCTGCTGACGGCCGAACTCCAGCGCCGCCACCATGTCCGCCTCGCTGACCTCTTCCGCGCCACCCTCCACCATCACGATGGCCTCGCGGCTCACCGCCATGACGAGGTCCAGGTCGCTCTGCTCGCGCTGCTTCGCGGTGGGGTTGGCCACCAGCTGGCCGCCCACGCGGCCCACGCGGATGCCCGCGATGGGGCCGTTGAACGGGATGTCCGACACCCACAGCGCCGCGGAGGCGCCGGTGATGCCGTGGATGTCACCCTCGTTCTCCGGGTCCGCGGAGATGACGGACGCGATGACCTGCGTCTCGTAGGCGTAGCCTTCCGGGAACAGCGGGCGGCAGGAGCGGTCCACCAGACGGGAGGCCAGCGTCTCCTTCTCCGTCAGACGGCCCTCGCGCTTGAAGTAGCTGCCCGGGATGCGGCCCGCCGAGTACAGCTTCTCCTGGTACTCCACCGTGAGGGGCAGGAAGTCGACGTCCTTCTTCTCCCGCGCGCTCACCGCCGTGATGAGCAGCATGGTGTCGCCGTAGCGGACCACCACCGCGCCGTCAGCCTGCTTGGCCAGGCGGCCCGTCTCGATGCTCAGCTCGTTCTCACCAATCTTGACGCTCTTCTTCAACATGTCGTGTGGCCTCTGTGCCTGCTTCGCGTGCGAAGACCCGCGCCAGCCACGGCCGGCCCACGTGCATGGGGCCGGGCCGCCTGGAAGGGGCCTTCTGGGAATGAGCGGTCGCCAGGGCCTTGAAGCAGGCACATGCCAGACGAACGCTGCCTGTACTGCGGAAACGGGCTCCGTTGCGGAGCGCCGGAGGGATGGACCAGACCTCTTGATCCCTGATCACACCCGCCCACCTGGAACCTCAGGTCGGCCGGTCTGAACGGAAACCAAAAGAGCCTGCCTCCACCACGCCCTCGCCCACTCCTTCGCCCACGTCCGCGCTTCTGTTTGAACCGGTGCTGCGAAACCGTGCTGCCTAAACGCGCGGGGCGCTGGTGTTGTGCCAGCGCCCCGGGTGCTCTCCAGTGCCTACTTGCGGATGCCGAGGCCCTCGATGAGCTTCTTGTAACGGGCCACGTCCTTGGACTTGAGGTAGTCCAGCATGCGGCGGCGCTGACCGACCAGCTTCAGCAGACCGCGGCGGGAGTGGTGGTCCTTCTTGTGGGTCTTGAAGTGCTCGGTGAGCATGTTGATGCGCTCGGACAGCAGCGCCACCTGCACCTCGGGCGAGCCGGTGTCGGACTCGTGGGTGCGGAACTTCGTGACCAGCTCGCTCTTGCGCTCCTGATGCAACGACATGGCTTCTTCCTGAATCCCGCTCCGGGGTGACCGCTCGTGCCGCCTGGGTCCGCGGAGGGGTACAGACCAGGCCATGTCCTTCTAACGAGCGGGCCGCTTATAAGCTTCACCCCCGGGGGGGTCAACCTTCGCCGCCTGTCCGTCCGCCCCTCGGGGGTCGGGACAGTGCGAAGACGTACAACCGGCAGCCGCTGGGCATTCCGCCGGCCCCCGGGGAGAGCTCCCGGGCGGTCGCCTCGTCCATGGCCACGTGCAGGTACAGGCTGCCCGGCTCGCCGCTGTCGCCCGCCAGGAGCTGCCGCGTGCGCGGGTAGAGCCGCAGCAGGGCCTCCACCACGTCGCCGATGCCCGCCGCCGCCGGCACGCCCAGCGACAGCTCGCGCCGCCCGTCGAAGGCGCCGCGCAGGCTGGGGGCCACGCTCACCGCGATGTCATGGGTCCGGGTGGCCACTCAGACGAACACCCGCAGGTAGCGCAGCCGCCCGCCCACCACCTCCGCCATGGCGAGCAGGGCGTCCTCCGGGCCCAGCACACGCACCCGGCCCGGCACGGGCGCGACCTCCACGGGGACGCCGTGCGTCACCCGCCGCGCGTCCTCCGCGCCCACCCGCACCGCGGGCAGGTCCGTCAGCGCGTCCGCCAGGGACACCAGCCGCCCGGCCACGTCCTCGCGCGAAAGGGACGCCAGGTCCCCCAGGGGCAGCGAGCGCGCCAGGGTGAAGGGGCCGCTCATCGTGCGCCGCAGCGCCTCCAGGTGCGCCCCGCAGCCCAGCGCGCGGCCCAGGTCGAACGCGAGCGTGCGCACATAGAAGCCCTTCGAGCAGCGCACCGACAGCGTCAGCCGGTCCGCGGAGAAGTCGCGCAGCACCAGCTCGTGCACCGTGACGGTGCGGCTGGCCCGCTCCACTTCCTCGCCCGCCCGGGCCAGCTCGTACAGGCGCTTCCCGGCCACCTTCACCGCCGAGTACATGGGCGGCACCTGTTCGAAGGTGCCCCGGAAGCGGCCGAGCACCGACTCCAGCAGCGGCGCCGTCAGCGGGGGCACCGGGGCCTCCGCCGTCGGCTTGCCCTGGGCGTCCTGGGTGTCCGTCTCCACGCCCAGCCGCACCACGGCGTCGTAGGCCTTGTCACCTTCCGTGATGTAACCCGCGACCTTGGTGGCCTCTCCCAGGCACACCGGCAGCACACCGGTGGCCATCGGGTCGAGCGTGCCCGTGTGGCCCGCCTTCTTCACCTTCAGCAGGCCGCGCACCTGGCGCACCACGTCGAAGGAGGTGGGGCCCAGGGGCTTGTCGATGACGAGGACGCCGTCCATGACGCGGGTTCTACCAACCTTCCTTGCCGCGCACCTCGCGCAGGAGCCGGTCGATCTTATCGCCCTCGCCCACGGACGCGTCGAAGGCGAAGAAGATTTCGGGCGACACGCGCAGGTTCACCGCGGACGTCACCTCGCGGCGGACGAAGCCCTTGGCCGCGTCCAGGCCCTTCTGGGTGTCCGCCTTCTCCTGGTCCGTGCCCAACATCGAATAGAAGACCTTCGCCACCCGCAGGTCCGGCGACACCTTCACGCCGGTGATGGTGATGAAGCCGATGCGCGGGTCGCGCAATTCCCCCCGCGTCAGCAGGGCGCCAATCGCCGCCTGGATTTCCTGCCCCACGCGCTCGGGTCGTGCATGCGTCGTCATTTCTTCTCCCAGTCTCGCGGGTTGCGCAGCGCCCGGGCCTTGGCCCGAGCGTCGTCCAGCGACAGATTTCCACCCTCAACCAGGGGCCGGGAAGTCCCCGTCCCGGGACCCGCCCCCTCGTGCCGCTGTTCCCAGGAGCCCAGCCCCTCCGCCTCCGCCAGCGAACGGTCGCTGCGCAGGAAGCGGGCGATGGCGGCCTCCGAGTGCGCGTGCGCGTCCTCGGGTGACAGGCCGGCCTCCGCGTCCAGTTCGTCCTCCGGCACCTTCGCCGGGGCACGGAACGCGCCCGTGACGGGCTCGGAGTAGAGCTTCTCCCCGAAGGCGAGGATCTCCGTCTCCCGGGCCATCAGCGGCGCGACGTACATCTCTTCGATGAAGTGGATGATCTTCTCCAGCTGCTCATCCACATGGCGGCGCTCGTTGCCCACCACCGCCAGCGCGACGGACGCCTTCTGCCAGAGGTCCTGGTCGTCCACTTCCGCGACGGCCACGTTGAAACGGGCCTTCACCCGGTCCGTCACCCGGCGGAGCACCTGACGCTTGGACTTCAGCGAGGCGCTCTCCGGAATCTGGAGGGTGAGGCGTGCGACACCCACGAACATAGAGGTCCCCCAGGCCGACGGCGGCGCGCCGCATCATCCGCGCCGAGCCCCCGCCGACACGTCGTCCTTCCCCCGGAGAAGGTGGGGCCTTCCCCGGGGTCCGTCGAGTGCGCCTCCTGGACTCAGGAGAGGCTCTGGCGGGTCTCCTCGATCTCGTAGGCCTCGATGATGTCGCCGGCCTTGAGGTCGTTGAAGTTCTCGATGCCGATACCGCACTCGAAGCCCTGCGCGACCTCCTTCACGTCGTCCTTGAAGCGGCGGAGCGACGCCATTTTGCCGGAGAAGAGCTGCTTGTTCTCGCGCATCAGGCGCACGAACGAGCCGCGCTTCATCACGCCGTCCAGGACGGCCGCGCCAGCGATGGTGCCCAGCTTGGGCACGTTGAAGGTGTTGCGCACTTCCGCACGGCCCAGCTTGCGCTCGGTGCGGATGGGCTCCAGGAGGCCCTCCATCTCCGTGCGAACCCCGTCGATGAGCTCGTAGATGATGGAGTAGCTCTGCAGCGACACTTCCTGCGCCTTGGCCGCGGCCTCCGCGCCCGACTCCGGCTTCACGTTGAAGCCCAGCACGACGCCCTTGGAAGCGGCGGCGCGCATGACGTCGGTCTCCGTGATGGCGCCCACGCCCGCGTCGATGATGACCACCCGCACCTTGTGCGTGGTGAGCTTCTCGACCGCCTGGCGCACCGCCTCCGCGGAGCCCTGCACGTCCGCCTTGATGACGACGCGCAGCTCCTTGGGACCGCCGCCCGCCTTCGTCTTGGCGAAGAGCTGCTCCAGGGACTCGCGGCTGACCTTGCTGAGCTCCGCCTGCCGCTCCTTCATGCCGCGGTGGTCGGCGATCTGCTTGGCCGCCTTCTCGTCGGACACCACGTTGATGGCGTCACCCGCGGTGGGCACGCCGGACAGACCGACGACCTCCGCGCAGTAGCCCGGCTTCACTTCCTTCACCTGCTCGCCGCGGCTGTTGTTCATGGCGCGGACGCGGCCGTAGTGCGTGCCGGTGACGATGGCGTCGCCCAGCTTGAGCGTGCCCTCCTGCACCAGCACCGTGGCCACGGGACCGCGGCCACGCTCCAGCTTCGCTTCCACGATGGCGCCCACCGACGGACGGGTGGGGTTCGCCGTCAGCTCCAGGACTTCGGCCTGCAGCGCCAGGTTCTCCAGGAGGAGATCCAGGTTCATCTTCGTCTTCGCGGAGACGGGCACCATGATGGTGTCGCCGCCCCACTCTTCCGGCACCAGCTCCTGGCTCGCGAGGTCCTTCTTCACGCGGTCGGGGTTGGCGCCCGGGACGTCCATCTTGTTGATGGCGACGACGATGGGCACTTCCGCCTGCTTGGCGTGCTTGATGGCCTCCACGGTCTGGGGCATCACGCCGTCGTCCGCGGCCACCACCAGCACCACGATGTCCGTCACGTTGGCGCCACGGGCGCGCATGGACGTGAAGGCCTCGTGGCCCGGGGTGTCCAGGAACGTGACGTCGCCGCGCGCGGTGGACACGCTGTACGCGCCGATGTGCTGGGTGATGCCGCCCGCCTCGCCCGAGGCCACGCTGGCCTGGCGGATGGCGTCGAGCAGGCTCGTCTTGCCGTGGTCGACGTGGCCCATGATGGTGACCACCGGCGGACGGGGACGCTCGTCCTCGGCCCGGGCGGTG
This window encodes:
- the rbfA gene encoding 30S ribosome-binding factor RbfA, which codes for MTTHARPERVGQEIQAAIGALLTRGELRDPRIGFITITGVKVSPDLRVAKVFYSMLGTDQEKADTQKGLDAAKGFVRREVTSAVNLRVSPEIFFAFDASVGEGDKIDRLLREVRGKEGW
- a CDS encoding DUF503 domain-containing protein, with amino-acid sequence MFVGVARLTLQIPESASLKSKRQVLRRVTDRVKARFNVAVAEVDDQDLWQKASVALAVVGNERRHVDEQLEKIIHFIEEMYVAPLMARETEILAFGEKLYSEPVTGAFRAPAKVPEDELDAEAGLSPEDAHAHSEAAIARFLRSDRSLAEAEGLGSWEQRHEGAGPGTGTSRPLVEGGNLSLDDARAKARALRNPRDWEKK
- the rpsO gene encoding 30S ribosomal protein S15, whose amino-acid sequence is MSLHQERKSELVTKFRTHESDTGSPEVQVALLSERINMLTEHFKTHKKDHHSRRGLLKLVGQRRRMLDYLKSKDVARYKKLIEGLGIRK
- a CDS encoding M23 family metallopeptidase; amino-acid sequence: MFARRARGLLDFTFALLCVWCAYHHTPAGALLRRAGAWAFHTRTTARPLLAYYDGVSGTAVPMPDALPAAMLTRVPTSAEALAWGAHSALKALDPKAREPALALARELGIAPETLVDPTRGPVATRRLLDALAGDFPSEEARLTAVFAGRVPARFALARVDAEGGALSLERLAKQLPPGFEGSSVGAAQALALSTALMLGWPVAESAPVTSPFGYRVHPTLRTRRMHTGVDLAVRSGTTVSAVAAGVVRRASEDSVNGRVLVLDHGRGVTTAYCHNSELLVTAGTRVERGQAIALSGSTGRSTGPHLHYQLELAARPVDPLGFRTALRMADGATEL
- the pnp gene encoding polyribonucleotide nucleotidyltransferase, translating into MLKKSVKIGENELSIETGRLAKQADGAVVVRYGDTMLLITAVSAREKKDVDFLPLTVEYQEKLYSAGRIPGSYFKREGRLTEKETLASRLVDRSCRPLFPEGYAYETQVIASVISADPENEGDIHGITGASAALWVSDIPFNGPIAGIRVGRVGGQLVANPTAKQREQSDLDLVMAVSREAIVMVEGGAEEVSEADMVAALEFGRQQAQPALDIQDQLRAELKKQVRSYDKLATIDEGLRAQVRALAMDGVKAGYAIKEKAARYDALSKAKKAAVAALKEKMGAEFTPQVEKHAKQVIEDLKYDHMRELTVNGGRIGDRGHDVVRSITNEVGVLPRTHGSAVFTRGETQALVVATLGTSEDEQRLELLSGQAFKRFMLHYNFPPFSVNETKPLRGPGRREVGHGALAERALRNMIPASDSFPYTVRLVSEILESNGSSSMASVCGGTLALMDAGVPIKAPVAGIAMGLVKEGEKIAILSDILGDEDHLGDMDFKVCGTSNGITSIQMDIKITGLTTEIMSRALEQARQGRIHILAEMAKTLNAPRKEISQFAPRITTIQIRPEFIKNVIGPGGKVIKDIIARTGAAINIEDTGRVDIASANGEAVKAAIAMIQALTREAEIGKIYTGTVRKIAEFGAFVELFPGTDGLIHISELSDKRVKSVSDVLSEGDEVLVKVVSIDKTGKIRLSRKEAMAERATAQGTPPPAAAPAAPTPDAKA
- the truB gene encoding tRNA pseudouridine(55) synthase TruB, whose translation is MDGVLVIDKPLGPTSFDVVRQVRGLLKVKKAGHTGTLDPMATGVLPVCLGEATKVAGYITEGDKAYDAVVRLGVETDTQDAQGKPTAEAPVPPLTAPLLESVLGRFRGTFEQVPPMYSAVKVAGKRLYELARAGEEVERASRTVTVHELVLRDFSADRLTLSVRCSKGFYVRTLAFDLGRALGCGAHLEALRRTMSGPFTLARSLPLGDLASLSREDVAGRLVSLADALTDLPAVRVGAEDARRVTHGVPVEVAPVPGRVRVLGPEDALLAMAEVVGGRLRYLRVFV